The following coding sequences lie in one Arachis ipaensis cultivar K30076 chromosome B05, Araip1.1, whole genome shotgun sequence genomic window:
- the LOC107644418 gene encoding uncharacterized protein LOC107644418 isoform X1 produces the protein MPVHPMEDLPSPFGDPPSNWSESELRETAYEVLVCACRSSGPKPLTFISSSDRGGDRDRDRSSAAATPSLHRSLTSTAASKVKKALGLKTKRKDGGGGGGGGRSAKRAVTTGELVRVQMKISEQSDSRIRRALLRIAAGQLGRRMESVVLPLELIQQFKCSDFPSQQDYEAWLRRNLKVLEAGLLLYPHFPLDKADTSSQSLRRIIREAFEKPMDLGKTGESMQNFRNVVLSLAFRSFDGSVPETCHWADGFPLNLWIYQTLLGSCFDIHEEISVIEEVDEVLELIKKTWVMLGINEMLHNICFSWVLFHRYVATGQLENDLLFASSNLLAEVENDAKTVKDPFYSKVVSNVVSLMLNWAEKRLLAYHDTFHDGNIEPMESIVSIAVLSAKILSEYNRKKRDHDVAYTRVENYIRSSLRAAFAQKLDKLDPSKHSSRKQNRAFPTLSILAQHVTELAYNEKAMFSPNLKRWHPLAAGVAVATLHVCYGDELKKYVKSITELTPDAIEVLMAADKLEKDLVQIAVADSVDSEDGGKSVIREMQPYEAEAVIANLVKSWIKIRVERLGEWVNRNLQHEVWNPQANKEGLAPSAVEVLRVVDDTLEAFFLLPISMHAVLVPELMSGLDKSLQQYILKAKAGCGDRNTFAPTLPPLTRCSTGSKFHGVFRKKEKLQSAQRRKAQVGATRDNSFDTPQLCVRINTMQRVRLELVVLEKRILANLSSSKSSNNDDIYGVNLKFKLSAAAAVEGIHQICEFMAYKIVFHDLGHVLWDGLYVGEVSYSRIEPFLHELEQYLEIISSTVHDKVRTRVIVDIMQASFDGFLLVLLAGGPPRAFSLQDSAIIEEDFKYLTGLFWSNGDGLPVELIEKHSATVQAILPLFHADTEHIIQQFIQLTMEMYGSSVKSRLPMPPTPDQWSPGDPNTLLRVLCHRNDEVAAKFLKKNYNLSKKV, from the exons ATGCCGGTGCACCCAATGGAGGATCTTCCATCACCGTTCGGAGACCCGCCTTCCAATTGGTCGGAATCAGAGCTCCGAGAAACGGCATACGAGGTACTCGTCTGCGCATGCCGAAGCTCCGGCCCCAAGCCTCTCACTTTCATATCCAGTTCCGACAGAGGAGGGGATCGGGATCGGGATCGGTCTTCTGCTGCGGCGACTCCCTCGCTGCACCGGTCGCTGACGTCGACGGCGGCTAGCAAGGTGAAGAAGGCGTTGGGACTTAAAACGAAGAGGAAAgatggcggcggcggcggcggcggtggGAGGAGTGCGAAGCGTGCGGTTACGACAGGGGAGTTGGTGAGAGTGCAGATGAAGATTTCGGAGCAGAGTGATTCAAGGATTAGACGTGCCTTGTTGAGAATTGCTGCAGGCCAG CTTGGAAGACGCATGGAATCAGTGGTTCTTCCACTAGAACTAATTCAACAGTTCAAGTGTTCAGATTTTCCGAGTCAACAAGATTATGAGGCTTGGCTGAGGAGAAATTTGAAGGTTCTTGAAGCAGGACTCCTCTTGTATCCTCACTTTCCATTAGATAAGGCAGACACTTCTTCGCAGAGCCTTCGCCGTATAATCCGTGAAGCATTTGAGAAACCCATGGATCTTGGAAAGACAGGTGAATCAATGCAAAACTTCCGAAATGTTGTTCTATCTCTTGCTTTTAGATCATTTGATGGATCTGTTCCAGAGACATGCCATTGGGCTGACGGATTTCCGCTGAACCTCTGGATCTATCAAACTCTTTTAGGATCTTGTTTTGATATACATGAAGAAATTTCTGTGATAGAAGAGGTTGATGAGGTCTTAGAGCTCATTAAGAAGACCTGGGTTATGCTTGGAATTAACGAGATGCTGCATAATATTTGTTTCTCATGGGTCTTATTTCATCGGTATGTTGCCACTGGTCAACTGGAAAATGATCTGCTTTTTGCATCCAGTAACCTGTTAGCGGAAGTTGAAAATGATGCTAAGACTGTGAAAGATCCTTTTTATTCGAAGGTTGTGAGCAATGTAGTGAGTTTGATGTTAAATTGGGCAGAGAAAAGGCTCCTTGCATACCATGATACTTTCCATGATGGTAATATTGAACCAATGGAAAGCATTGTTTCTATTGCTGTATTGTCTGCAAAGATATTGTCAGAGTATAATCGGAAGAAGAGGGATCATGATGTAGCCTATACCAGAGTTGAAAATTATATAAGATCATCTTTGCGGGCTGCTTTCGCTCAG AAATTAGATAAACTGGATCCCAGCAAGCATTCATCGAGAAAACAGAATAGAGCTTTTCCCACTCTTTCTATCCTCGCCCAGCATGTTACTGAACTGGCTTATAATGAGAAAGCAATGTTCAGTCCGAATCTAAAGAGATGGCATCCTCTTGCTGCTGGTGTTGCCGTTGCTACCCTTCATGTATGTTATGGAGATGAACTGAAGAAATATGTAAAGAGTATTACTGAGCTGACACCTGATGCTATAGAAGTGTTAATGGCCGCTGACAAATTGGAGAAAGATCTGGTGCAGATTGCGGTGGCAGATTCTGTTGACAGTGAAGATGGTGGAAAATCCGTTATTAGGGAGATGCAACCTTATGAGGCTGAGGCTGTAATTGCTAATTTGGTTAAGTCATGGATAAAGATTAGAGTAGAAAGACTAGGGGAATGGGTCAACAGAAATCTGCAACATGAG GTATGGAATCCACAGGCAAACAAAGAGGGGTTGGCTCCTTCAGCTGTTGAAGTCCTACGGGTTGTAGATGACACTCTTGAAGCTTTCTTTCTGTTGCCTATATCCATGCATGCAGTTTTGGTTCCTGAATTGATGTCTGGTCTTGACAAATCACTCCAGCAATACATTTTGAAAGCCAAAGCTGGCTGTG GGGACCGTAATACTTTTGCCCCAACTTTGCCTCCTTTGACTAGGTGTTCAACTGGATCAAAGTTTCACGGTGTGTTCCGGAAAAAAGAGAAGTTACAATCAGCTCAGAGGAGAAAAGCTCAAGTTGGAGCCACAAGAGATAACTCATTTGATACACCCCAGTTGTGTGTTCGCATCAATACTATGCAGCGCGTTCGCCTGGAGTTGGTAGTTTTGGAAAAGAGGATACTTGCCAATCTTAGTAGTTCTAAATCTTCTAACAATGATGATATTTATGGGGTGAACTTGAAGTTCAAGCTTTCAGCAGCTGCTGCTGTAGAAGGTATCCATCAAATCTGTGAGTTTATGGCATACAAAATTGTTTTCCATGATCTAGGTCATGTTCTATGGGATGGCCTATATGTCGGAGAAGTTTCATACTCCAGGATTGAACCTTTCCTTCATGAGCTTGAGCAATACTTGGAGATCATATCATCAACAGTGCACGACAAAGTTAGAACGCGCGTAATTGTTGACATAATGCAAGCTTCTTTTGATGGGTTCTTGTTGGTTTTGTTGGCCGGAGGGCCACCACGGGCTTTCTCTCTGCAAGATTCTGCCATAATAGAGGAAGATTTCAAGTATTTGACTGGGTTATTCTGGTCCAATGGTGATGGATTGCCTGTTGAATTGATAGAAAAACATTCTGCTACTGTGCAAGCCATACTTCCCTTGTTCCATGCGGATACTGAACACATAATTCAGCAATTCATTCAGCTCACCATGGAAATGTATGGTTCTTCTGTCAAATCCCGGCTCCCGATGCCTCCAACACCAGATCAATGGAGCCCGGGAGATCCAAACACCCTTTTGCGAGTTCTTTGCCATAGGAATGATGAGGTAGCCGCCAAGTTCCTCAAGAAAAATTACAACTTGTCTAAGAAAGTCTAA
- the LOC107644418 gene encoding uncharacterized protein LOC107644418 isoform X2, with amino-acid sequence MESVVLPLELIQQFKCSDFPSQQDYEAWLRRNLKVLEAGLLLYPHFPLDKADTSSQSLRRIIREAFEKPMDLGKTGESMQNFRNVVLSLAFRSFDGSVPETCHWADGFPLNLWIYQTLLGSCFDIHEEISVIEEVDEVLELIKKTWVMLGINEMLHNICFSWVLFHRYVATGQLENDLLFASSNLLAEVENDAKTVKDPFYSKVVSNVVSLMLNWAEKRLLAYHDTFHDGNIEPMESIVSIAVLSAKILSEYNRKKRDHDVAYTRVENYIRSSLRAAFAQKLDKLDPSKHSSRKQNRAFPTLSILAQHVTELAYNEKAMFSPNLKRWHPLAAGVAVATLHVCYGDELKKYVKSITELTPDAIEVLMAADKLEKDLVQIAVADSVDSEDGGKSVIREMQPYEAEAVIANLVKSWIKIRVERLGEWVNRNLQHEVWNPQANKEGLAPSAVEVLRVVDDTLEAFFLLPISMHAVLVPELMSGLDKSLQQYILKAKAGCGDRNTFAPTLPPLTRCSTGSKFHGVFRKKEKLQSAQRRKAQVGATRDNSFDTPQLCVRINTMQRVRLELVVLEKRILANLSSSKSSNNDDIYGVNLKFKLSAAAAVEGIHQICEFMAYKIVFHDLGHVLWDGLYVGEVSYSRIEPFLHELEQYLEIISSTVHDKVRTRVIVDIMQASFDGFLLVLLAGGPPRAFSLQDSAIIEEDFKYLTGLFWSNGDGLPVELIEKHSATVQAILPLFHADTEHIIQQFIQLTMEMYGSSVKSRLPMPPTPDQWSPGDPNTLLRVLCHRNDEVAAKFLKKNYNLSKKV; translated from the exons ATGGAATCAGTGGTTCTTCCACTAGAACTAATTCAACAGTTCAAGTGTTCAGATTTTCCGAGTCAACAAGATTATGAGGCTTGGCTGAGGAGAAATTTGAAGGTTCTTGAAGCAGGACTCCTCTTGTATCCTCACTTTCCATTAGATAAGGCAGACACTTCTTCGCAGAGCCTTCGCCGTATAATCCGTGAAGCATTTGAGAAACCCATGGATCTTGGAAAGACAGGTGAATCAATGCAAAACTTCCGAAATGTTGTTCTATCTCTTGCTTTTAGATCATTTGATGGATCTGTTCCAGAGACATGCCATTGGGCTGACGGATTTCCGCTGAACCTCTGGATCTATCAAACTCTTTTAGGATCTTGTTTTGATATACATGAAGAAATTTCTGTGATAGAAGAGGTTGATGAGGTCTTAGAGCTCATTAAGAAGACCTGGGTTATGCTTGGAATTAACGAGATGCTGCATAATATTTGTTTCTCATGGGTCTTATTTCATCGGTATGTTGCCACTGGTCAACTGGAAAATGATCTGCTTTTTGCATCCAGTAACCTGTTAGCGGAAGTTGAAAATGATGCTAAGACTGTGAAAGATCCTTTTTATTCGAAGGTTGTGAGCAATGTAGTGAGTTTGATGTTAAATTGGGCAGAGAAAAGGCTCCTTGCATACCATGATACTTTCCATGATGGTAATATTGAACCAATGGAAAGCATTGTTTCTATTGCTGTATTGTCTGCAAAGATATTGTCAGAGTATAATCGGAAGAAGAGGGATCATGATGTAGCCTATACCAGAGTTGAAAATTATATAAGATCATCTTTGCGGGCTGCTTTCGCTCAG AAATTAGATAAACTGGATCCCAGCAAGCATTCATCGAGAAAACAGAATAGAGCTTTTCCCACTCTTTCTATCCTCGCCCAGCATGTTACTGAACTGGCTTATAATGAGAAAGCAATGTTCAGTCCGAATCTAAAGAGATGGCATCCTCTTGCTGCTGGTGTTGCCGTTGCTACCCTTCATGTATGTTATGGAGATGAACTGAAGAAATATGTAAAGAGTATTACTGAGCTGACACCTGATGCTATAGAAGTGTTAATGGCCGCTGACAAATTGGAGAAAGATCTGGTGCAGATTGCGGTGGCAGATTCTGTTGACAGTGAAGATGGTGGAAAATCCGTTATTAGGGAGATGCAACCTTATGAGGCTGAGGCTGTAATTGCTAATTTGGTTAAGTCATGGATAAAGATTAGAGTAGAAAGACTAGGGGAATGGGTCAACAGAAATCTGCAACATGAG GTATGGAATCCACAGGCAAACAAAGAGGGGTTGGCTCCTTCAGCTGTTGAAGTCCTACGGGTTGTAGATGACACTCTTGAAGCTTTCTTTCTGTTGCCTATATCCATGCATGCAGTTTTGGTTCCTGAATTGATGTCTGGTCTTGACAAATCACTCCAGCAATACATTTTGAAAGCCAAAGCTGGCTGTG GGGACCGTAATACTTTTGCCCCAACTTTGCCTCCTTTGACTAGGTGTTCAACTGGATCAAAGTTTCACGGTGTGTTCCGGAAAAAAGAGAAGTTACAATCAGCTCAGAGGAGAAAAGCTCAAGTTGGAGCCACAAGAGATAACTCATTTGATACACCCCAGTTGTGTGTTCGCATCAATACTATGCAGCGCGTTCGCCTGGAGTTGGTAGTTTTGGAAAAGAGGATACTTGCCAATCTTAGTAGTTCTAAATCTTCTAACAATGATGATATTTATGGGGTGAACTTGAAGTTCAAGCTTTCAGCAGCTGCTGCTGTAGAAGGTATCCATCAAATCTGTGAGTTTATGGCATACAAAATTGTTTTCCATGATCTAGGTCATGTTCTATGGGATGGCCTATATGTCGGAGAAGTTTCATACTCCAGGATTGAACCTTTCCTTCATGAGCTTGAGCAATACTTGGAGATCATATCATCAACAGTGCACGACAAAGTTAGAACGCGCGTAATTGTTGACATAATGCAAGCTTCTTTTGATGGGTTCTTGTTGGTTTTGTTGGCCGGAGGGCCACCACGGGCTTTCTCTCTGCAAGATTCTGCCATAATAGAGGAAGATTTCAAGTATTTGACTGGGTTATTCTGGTCCAATGGTGATGGATTGCCTGTTGAATTGATAGAAAAACATTCTGCTACTGTGCAAGCCATACTTCCCTTGTTCCATGCGGATACTGAACACATAATTCAGCAATTCATTCAGCTCACCATGGAAATGTATGGTTCTTCTGTCAAATCCCGGCTCCCGATGCCTCCAACACCAGATCAATGGAGCCCGGGAGATCCAAACACCCTTTTGCGAGTTCTTTGCCATAGGAATGATGAGGTAGCCGCCAAGTTCCTCAAGAAAAATTACAACTTGTCTAAGAAAGTCTAA
- the LOC107644419 gene encoding SNW/SKI-interacting protein isoform X1 — protein sequence MKQGEGIAILLNCLLWTVPVIAPFLLRGIRIMVALKELLPPAKSSSTTYYDHSNDPWFKQRFSSSSEEEKAAAIKHKPVPSYMKRAGFVPRKVEDFGDGGAFPEIHVAQYPLDMGRNKSSKPGSKILPVTVDAHGNVAYDAIVKQNENAKKIVYTQQKDLIPKILKNDEDSDMEDDEDEQNEIEETTQETKAALEKIVNVRLSAAQPKNVPKQSSDTKYIKYKPSQQNAAFNSGAKERVIRMVEMPVDPLEPPKFKHKRVPKASGSPPVPVMHSPPRPVTVKDQQDWKIPPCISNWKNPKGYTIPLDKRLAADGRGLQDVQINDNFAKLSEALYVAEQKAREAVAMRSKVQKEMLLKEKERKEQELRALAQKARSERTGVAPPAAIPVPSERSAMDDADMADDYEQPRERERGEREKNYPKESREEREERLHREKIREERRRERERERRLEAKDAAMGKKSKITRDRDRDISEKVALGMASTKAGTEVMYDERLFNQEKGISSGFATDDQYNVYDQGLFTAQPTLSTLYRPKKDVDNETYGGADEQLEKIRKTDRFKPDRGFAGTSERSGPRDRPLEFENQDEADPFGLDQFLTDVKSGKKAMENVGSGGTMRASAGSSMRDGYEGGSGRTRIGFERGH from the exons ATGAAGCAGGGAGAAGGCATAGCAATCCTTCTCAATTGTTTGCTGTGGACTGTACCTGTGATTGCTCCGTTCTTGTTGCGGGGAATAAG AATCATGGTGGCTTTGAAGGAGCTTCTTCCTCCAGCAAAATCATCGTCAACAACTTACTATGATCACAGTAACGATCCATGGTTCAAGCAGAGATTCTCCTCTTCATCCGAGGAGGAAAAAGCCGCAGCCATCAAGCACAAGCCAGTGCCGTCTTATATGAAGCGTGCCGGTTTTGTTCCTCGCAAGGTGGAGGATTTTGGAGATGGTGGTGCCTTTCCTGAGATCCATGTTGCTCAGTACCCACTTGACATGGGAAGGAATAAGTCCTCAAAACCAGGTTCAAAGATCCTTCCGGTGACAGTTGATGCTCATGGGAATGTTGCATATGATGCAATAGTGAAGCAGAATGAGAATGCTAAGAAGATTGTGTACACACAACAGAAGGATCTGATACCAAAGATTTTGAAGAACGATGAGGACAGTGACATGGAAGATGATGAGGATGAGCAAAATGAGATTGAGGAGACAACTCAGGAGACTAAGGCTGCACTTGAGAAGATAGTTAATGTGAGATTGAGTGCAGCACAGCCAAAAAATGTTCCCAAGCAGTCATCTGATACAAAGTATATTAAGTATAAGCCTTCACAGCAGAATGCGGCTTTCAATTCTGGGGCGAAAGAGAGGGTTATTAGGATGGTTGAGATGCCAGTTGATCCACTTGAGCCTCCAAAGTTCAAGCATAAGCGTGTCCCCAAGGCATCCGGCTCCCCTCCAGTGCCTGTGATGCATTCGCCTCCGAGGCCAGTTACTGTGAAAGACCAGCAGGATTGGAAGATACCTCCTTGTATTTCTAATTGGAAGAATCCAAAAGGTTATACTATCCCTCTTGACAAGCGTCTTGCAGCTGATGGGAGAGGTCTTCAGGATGTTCAGATTAATGATAATTTTGCAAAGCTTTCAGAGGCATTATATGTTGCAGAGCAGAAGGCTAGAGAAGCAGTTGCAATGAGGTCCAAGGTTCAGAAGGAGATGCTTCTAAAGGAGAAGGAAAGGAAAGAACAGGAGCTGAGGGCTTTGGCCCAGAAAGCACGTTCAGAGAGAACTGGTGTAGCCCCTCCAGCTGCCATTCCTGTTCCATCTGAGAGGAGCGCCATGGATGATGCTGACATGGCAGATGATTATGAGCAACCACGTGAACGCGAAAGAGGTGAAAGGGAGAAGAACTATCCAAAGGAGTCAAGGGAGGAAAGGGAGGAGCGGCTGCATAGGGAAAAAATCCGTGAGGAACGGCGAAGAGAAAGGGAAAGGGAGAGACGATTAGAGGCTAAGGATGCTGCTATGGGAAAGAAAAGCAAGATCACAAGAGACAGGGATCGTGATATAAGTGAGAAAGTTGCTCTTGGTATGGCTTCTACCAAGGCGGGTACTGAGGTCATGTATGATGAGAGGCTATTCAACCAGGAAAAAGGAATATCATCTGGATTTGCCACTGATGATCAGTACAATGTTTATGACCAAGGCTTGTTCACTGCACAGCCAACACTCTCAACCCTCTATAGGCCAAAGAAGGATGTTGATAATGAGACTTATGGCGGTGCAGATGAGCAGTTAGAGAAGATTAGGAAGACGGATCGATTCAAGCCTGATAGAGGATTTGCGGGGACTTCTGAAAGGTCTGGACCCAGGGACAGGCCTCTTGAATTTGAGAATCAAGATGAAGCTGATCCATTTGGTCTGGATCAGTTCTTGACAGACGTCAAGAGTGGTAAGAAAGCAATGGAAAATGTTGGTAGTGGAGGAACAATGAGAGCAAGTGCCGGATCTTCAATGCGGGATGGTTATGAGGGAGGTTCTGGTAGGACTCGCATTGGATTCGAAAGAGGCCACTAA
- the LOC107644419 gene encoding SNW/SKI-interacting protein isoform X2, which yields MVALKELLPPAKSSSTTYYDHSNDPWFKQRFSSSSEEEKAAAIKHKPVPSYMKRAGFVPRKVEDFGDGGAFPEIHVAQYPLDMGRNKSSKPGSKILPVTVDAHGNVAYDAIVKQNENAKKIVYTQQKDLIPKILKNDEDSDMEDDEDEQNEIEETTQETKAALEKIVNVRLSAAQPKNVPKQSSDTKYIKYKPSQQNAAFNSGAKERVIRMVEMPVDPLEPPKFKHKRVPKASGSPPVPVMHSPPRPVTVKDQQDWKIPPCISNWKNPKGYTIPLDKRLAADGRGLQDVQINDNFAKLSEALYVAEQKAREAVAMRSKVQKEMLLKEKERKEQELRALAQKARSERTGVAPPAAIPVPSERSAMDDADMADDYEQPRERERGEREKNYPKESREEREERLHREKIREERRRERERERRLEAKDAAMGKKSKITRDRDRDISEKVALGMASTKAGTEVMYDERLFNQEKGISSGFATDDQYNVYDQGLFTAQPTLSTLYRPKKDVDNETYGGADEQLEKIRKTDRFKPDRGFAGTSERSGPRDRPLEFENQDEADPFGLDQFLTDVKSGKKAMENVGSGGTMRASAGSSMRDGYEGGSGRTRIGFERGH from the coding sequence ATGGTGGCTTTGAAGGAGCTTCTTCCTCCAGCAAAATCATCGTCAACAACTTACTATGATCACAGTAACGATCCATGGTTCAAGCAGAGATTCTCCTCTTCATCCGAGGAGGAAAAAGCCGCAGCCATCAAGCACAAGCCAGTGCCGTCTTATATGAAGCGTGCCGGTTTTGTTCCTCGCAAGGTGGAGGATTTTGGAGATGGTGGTGCCTTTCCTGAGATCCATGTTGCTCAGTACCCACTTGACATGGGAAGGAATAAGTCCTCAAAACCAGGTTCAAAGATCCTTCCGGTGACAGTTGATGCTCATGGGAATGTTGCATATGATGCAATAGTGAAGCAGAATGAGAATGCTAAGAAGATTGTGTACACACAACAGAAGGATCTGATACCAAAGATTTTGAAGAACGATGAGGACAGTGACATGGAAGATGATGAGGATGAGCAAAATGAGATTGAGGAGACAACTCAGGAGACTAAGGCTGCACTTGAGAAGATAGTTAATGTGAGATTGAGTGCAGCACAGCCAAAAAATGTTCCCAAGCAGTCATCTGATACAAAGTATATTAAGTATAAGCCTTCACAGCAGAATGCGGCTTTCAATTCTGGGGCGAAAGAGAGGGTTATTAGGATGGTTGAGATGCCAGTTGATCCACTTGAGCCTCCAAAGTTCAAGCATAAGCGTGTCCCCAAGGCATCCGGCTCCCCTCCAGTGCCTGTGATGCATTCGCCTCCGAGGCCAGTTACTGTGAAAGACCAGCAGGATTGGAAGATACCTCCTTGTATTTCTAATTGGAAGAATCCAAAAGGTTATACTATCCCTCTTGACAAGCGTCTTGCAGCTGATGGGAGAGGTCTTCAGGATGTTCAGATTAATGATAATTTTGCAAAGCTTTCAGAGGCATTATATGTTGCAGAGCAGAAGGCTAGAGAAGCAGTTGCAATGAGGTCCAAGGTTCAGAAGGAGATGCTTCTAAAGGAGAAGGAAAGGAAAGAACAGGAGCTGAGGGCTTTGGCCCAGAAAGCACGTTCAGAGAGAACTGGTGTAGCCCCTCCAGCTGCCATTCCTGTTCCATCTGAGAGGAGCGCCATGGATGATGCTGACATGGCAGATGATTATGAGCAACCACGTGAACGCGAAAGAGGTGAAAGGGAGAAGAACTATCCAAAGGAGTCAAGGGAGGAAAGGGAGGAGCGGCTGCATAGGGAAAAAATCCGTGAGGAACGGCGAAGAGAAAGGGAAAGGGAGAGACGATTAGAGGCTAAGGATGCTGCTATGGGAAAGAAAAGCAAGATCACAAGAGACAGGGATCGTGATATAAGTGAGAAAGTTGCTCTTGGTATGGCTTCTACCAAGGCGGGTACTGAGGTCATGTATGATGAGAGGCTATTCAACCAGGAAAAAGGAATATCATCTGGATTTGCCACTGATGATCAGTACAATGTTTATGACCAAGGCTTGTTCACTGCACAGCCAACACTCTCAACCCTCTATAGGCCAAAGAAGGATGTTGATAATGAGACTTATGGCGGTGCAGATGAGCAGTTAGAGAAGATTAGGAAGACGGATCGATTCAAGCCTGATAGAGGATTTGCGGGGACTTCTGAAAGGTCTGGACCCAGGGACAGGCCTCTTGAATTTGAGAATCAAGATGAAGCTGATCCATTTGGTCTGGATCAGTTCTTGACAGACGTCAAGAGTGGTAAGAAAGCAATGGAAAATGTTGGTAGTGGAGGAACAATGAGAGCAAGTGCCGGATCTTCAATGCGGGATGGTTATGAGGGAGGTTCTGGTAGGACTCGCATTGGATTCGAAAGAGGCCACTAA
- the LOC107642136 gene encoding lachrymatory-factor synthase: MMEASNQQVEKWKGKAKTEVLGFKVEQVWPLLEDFFGLDKWFPTLSTCLAVEGISGRPGCVRFCAGFKTPVDEQGKQTINWTKQKLLSIDPTLHTFSYSIIDGNVGFCSYISTLKVTPKEDQGCEIEWLYEVEPVQGWRPEDLDLFIGSGLQVMAQRIQGALETMQEAVKT, encoded by the coding sequence ATGATGGAAGCTTCAAATCAACAAGTTGAAAAATGGAAGGGCAAGGCCAAAACAGAAGTACTAGGATTCAAAGTAGAGCAAGTATGGCCTCTCTTGGAAGATTTCTTTGGCCTTGACAAGTGGTTCCCTACTCTCTCTACATGCCTTGCTGTCGAAGGCATCTCCGGCCGACCCGGCTGCGTGCGCTTCTGTGCCGGATTCAAGACCCCTGTGGATGAACAAGGCAAACAAACTATAAATTGGACTAAGCAGAAGCTTTTGTCCATTGACCCAACATTGCATACATTTAGCTACTCAATCATAGATGGAAATGTTGGATTCTGCTCCTACATTTCGACCTTGAAGGTGACACCTAAGGAAGATCAGGGCTGCGAGATTGAGTGGCTATATGAAGTTGAACCTGTCCAAGGGTGGCGGCCGGAAGATCTCGATCTTTTCATTGGTTCGGGTTTGCAGGTGATGGCTCAGAGGATTCAGGGAGCTTTGGAGACCATGCAAGAAGCAGTTAAAACTTGA